A portion of the Ferrimonas lipolytica genome contains these proteins:
- a CDS encoding methyl-accepting chemotaxis protein, with protein MPSIGFKGSIIASVLALMIVSLSISNTLSYQQLEQTTVERIDASLLSNANYEATALEEWFEHRTNGIDGFAANYIADQDAEQYVLLANLTQISAGIDEVVVSNDQGYSFSTYEGDLWDQGVATPEVFDARTRDWYGMAKASGQLDVTDVYMDVNTNLPVISMVKAVADGVILGDIFLDVLNDAVKSIDLPGGAAVIFDDNGTVLASSDSNITVAKTLVQSGMAEQWQLINNTNTNANANANTKRFEYSRNDSEMLALIQPIELVNNKRWYLMVEVDKAVAYADLDDAIQNALVSSIVMVIIGSLLSVVVLNLMFKPIVRLKDMVHELAQGDCDLTQRLPITSRDEIGAIGNSINQVVANIQQLMQGVVAASNNITASVELVHRNAIDTNDNLQAHSSETHQVVAAIEEMNATAHDVARNAAEASSFTDKTNNQTHASQQMVIDTSSMVNRLVDEVENTSTSITTINADTVEITHVLKVIGDIAEQTNLLALNAAIEAARAGEQGRGFAVVADEVRALAGRTQQSTAEVEATLAKLQQGSDNSIQAMNKAKTTCETTSVQTETVARELSSIVESVVQLNDLNSQIATAAEQQSSTSLELSKNMNSIHAIVEQLANSGKQTAAEAVNLASSNDQLKEMIGRFKIN; from the coding sequence ATGCCGTCTATTGGTTTTAAAGGTTCGATTATCGCATCGGTTTTGGCGCTAATGATTGTCAGTTTGTCGATAAGCAATACCCTGTCTTACCAACAGTTAGAGCAAACAACGGTCGAGAGAATCGATGCCAGCTTGCTGTCCAATGCCAATTACGAAGCGACGGCACTGGAGGAATGGTTTGAACATCGTACCAACGGTATCGATGGTTTTGCCGCCAACTATATTGCCGACCAAGACGCTGAACAATATGTATTGCTGGCTAACCTTACTCAAATAAGTGCAGGCATTGATGAGGTAGTGGTATCCAACGATCAAGGCTACTCATTTTCAACCTACGAAGGTGATCTGTGGGATCAAGGCGTAGCGACCCCCGAGGTATTCGACGCGAGAACTCGTGATTGGTATGGCATGGCCAAGGCGTCGGGTCAGCTGGATGTCACCGATGTTTATATGGATGTAAATACCAATCTGCCGGTTATCTCAATGGTTAAGGCCGTTGCTGATGGCGTTATTCTTGGCGATATCTTTCTGGATGTATTAAATGACGCGGTGAAGTCAATCGACTTACCTGGTGGTGCTGCGGTTATTTTTGATGACAACGGTACCGTCCTTGCCTCGAGTGACAGTAATATTACTGTTGCTAAAACTCTAGTGCAGTCAGGTATGGCTGAGCAGTGGCAACTAATTAACAATACCAATACCAATGCCAATGCCAATGCCAATACCAAACGCTTTGAGTACAGTCGTAACGACAGCGAAATGTTGGCGTTGATCCAACCGATAGAGTTGGTTAATAACAAGCGCTGGTATCTGATGGTTGAGGTGGATAAAGCCGTCGCCTATGCGGATCTTGACGACGCAATTCAAAATGCGTTGGTGAGCTCAATCGTAATGGTGATCATCGGTAGCTTACTGTCTGTAGTCGTACTGAACCTAATGTTTAAGCCAATTGTACGGTTAAAAGATATGGTGCATGAACTCGCGCAAGGAGACTGTGATTTGACCCAGCGTTTGCCTATTACTAGCAGAGACGAAATCGGCGCAATCGGTAACTCTATTAATCAAGTCGTGGCTAATATTCAGCAGCTAATGCAAGGAGTGGTGGCCGCGTCTAACAACATCACTGCGAGTGTTGAACTTGTTCATCGCAATGCAATTGATACCAATGACAACTTGCAAGCTCACAGTAGCGAGACTCATCAGGTGGTTGCCGCTATCGAAGAGATGAACGCAACGGCACACGATGTTGCTCGCAACGCCGCTGAAGCCTCATCTTTCACCGACAAAACTAATAATCAAACGCATGCATCACAACAGATGGTCATCGACACGTCGTCGATGGTCAATCGGTTGGTCGATGAAGTTGAAAACACCTCCACTAGCATTACCACCATCAATGCCGATACCGTTGAGATTACTCATGTGTTGAAGGTTATTGGTGATATTGCCGAGCAAACCAACCTGTTGGCGCTCAATGCCGCGATTGAAGCTGCCCGCGCCGGTGAACAGGGCCGAGGTTTTGCGGTGGTAGCTGATGAAGTTCGTGCTCTGGCTGGCCGTACCCAACAAAGCACCGCTGAAGTTGAAGCAACATTAGCGAAATTACAGCAAGGGTCTGACAACAGCATTCAGGCTATGAATAAGGCAAAAACGACTTGTGAAACCACCTCGGTACAGACTGAGACGGTGGCAAGAGAGCTAAGTAGTATTGTCGAGTCGGTGGTGCAACTGAATGATCTGAACAGTCAAATTGCGACCGCAGCAGAACAACAAAGCTCAACTTCACTTGAACTGAGCAAGAATATGAATAGTATCCACGCGATTGTTGAACAACTGGCGAATAGCGGCAAACAAACTGCCGCAGAAGCAGTTAACTTAGCCAGCAGCAATGACCAACTAAAAGAGATGATTGGCCGTTTTAAGATCAATTAA
- the folE gene encoding GTP cyclohydrolase I FolE, with amino-acid sequence MISAEAQLVRSALEAQGLETPIIDNGLSRDEKYHRIQILVGEMMDTLGLDRDDDSLEKTPHRVAKMYVDEVFGGLDYANFPKMSVIDNKMGVDEMITVADISLTSTCEHHFVTIDGSAKVSYIPKEKVIGLSKINRIVRFFAQRPQVQERLTRQVLVSLQTLLGTDNVAVSINATHYCVKARGIMDASSHTTTTALGGNFRSDGRTRSEFLRL; translated from the coding sequence ATGATCTCCGCAGAAGCGCAGTTGGTCAGAAGCGCGTTAGAGGCGCAGGGACTCGAAACGCCAATAATCGACAATGGCTTAAGCCGTGACGAAAAGTATCATCGCATCCAGATACTCGTTGGTGAGATGATGGATACCTTGGGCTTAGATCGTGACGACGATAGCCTCGAAAAGACACCACATCGGGTCGCGAAGATGTATGTCGACGAAGTATTTGGTGGCTTGGATTACGCTAACTTTCCCAAAATGTCAGTTATTGATAATAAGATGGGAGTTGATGAGATGATTACCGTCGCTGACATCAGCCTAACCAGCACCTGTGAGCATCATTTTGTCACCATTGATGGCTCAGCAAAGGTGTCGTATATCCCGAAGGAAAAGGTGATTGGTTTGTCCAAGATAAACCGTATTGTAAGGTTCTTTGCACAGCGCCCTCAGGTGCAGGAGCGACTCACTCGGCAGGTGTTGGTGTCGTTACAAACGCTGTTGGGCACCGACAACGTAGCGGTATCGATTAATGCCACCCATTATTGTGTTAAAGCGCGTGGCATTATGGACGCCAGCTCCCATACCACCACCACTGCGCTCGGTGGTAATTTCCGTAGTGATGGCCGCACTAGATCAGAGTTTCTGCGGCTATAG
- a CDS encoding methyl-accepting chemotaxis protein — MKSIGFKGSLIASVLMLLALSLIVSNALSYKQLRDTTIETIDTRSLTNVNYEAEILSQWFARRSKAIESLAVNYLAGHSAEHYVLLAEITQAGAGIDEVMFSNEDNQSFSTYEGDNWDNGVAYPDLFDGTTRPWYQLGKASGVLDVTEVYLDANTNLPVISVVKSVEDGVILGDIYLGVLDDAVKSIDFPGAMAVIFDDSGTVLATDDPNLTVGEKLSELGMSTQWNQIHNEGQQRLEYVQHGVERLAYVKPVELVNDKRWHLMVEVDKRIAYAELDTALTSAIISSLIMLAIGCLLVLVVLNRMFQPILRLKAMVQELAQGEGDLTKRLPISSNDDIGQISESINQVVANMQQLMAEVVQASDHITASIDQVKRQALDTNDGLQAHSAETHQIVAAIEEMNATAQDVARNAAEASQFTERTNQKTQNSQAMIIDTAKTVTRLVGEVDSTASSIATINSDTVEITHVLKVIGDIADQTNLLALNAAIEAARAGDQGRGFAVVADEVRALAGRTQKSTAEVEATLAKLQHGSETSISAMAVAKGTCENTSVSTAAVVEELDSIVESVVQLNDLNSQIATAAEEQSSVALELSRNMNSIQDIVANLSQNGQQAATEATNLAAINDKLKEVIGRFKLS, encoded by the coding sequence ATGAAGTCTATTGGGTTTAAAGGGTCACTGATTGCCTCTGTATTGATGTTGCTGGCGTTAAGTTTAATCGTCAGCAACGCGTTATCTTATAAGCAGCTACGTGATACAACGATCGAAACCATCGATACGCGTTCGCTCACTAATGTAAATTATGAGGCTGAGATCCTGAGTCAATGGTTTGCCCGTCGCAGTAAAGCAATCGAGTCACTGGCAGTGAACTATCTAGCTGGCCACTCGGCCGAGCATTACGTCCTGTTGGCAGAGATCACTCAAGCTGGCGCTGGCATTGATGAGGTGATGTTCTCTAACGAAGACAACCAATCATTCTCTACCTATGAAGGTGACAACTGGGATAATGGCGTTGCCTATCCAGACCTTTTTGACGGAACTACAAGACCTTGGTACCAGCTGGGGAAAGCTTCCGGTGTGTTAGACGTAACTGAAGTCTATCTCGATGCCAATACCAACTTACCAGTTATCTCAGTGGTTAAGTCCGTTGAAGATGGGGTGATTCTAGGGGATATCTATTTAGGCGTGTTAGACGACGCGGTTAAGTCCATTGACTTCCCTGGCGCTATGGCGGTTATCTTTGATGACAGCGGTACCGTTCTGGCGACAGATGATCCTAACCTGACCGTGGGCGAAAAATTGTCCGAATTGGGGATGTCTACCCAGTGGAACCAGATACATAACGAAGGACAACAACGCCTCGAATACGTACAGCACGGTGTCGAGCGTCTGGCTTATGTAAAACCGGTCGAACTGGTAAATGACAAACGTTGGCACTTGATGGTCGAGGTAGATAAGCGCATCGCTTATGCCGAGCTAGATACTGCTTTAACCAGTGCAATTATTAGCTCACTGATTATGCTCGCGATTGGTTGTCTGTTGGTGTTGGTAGTGTTAAATCGTATGTTCCAACCAATCTTACGTTTGAAAGCGATGGTACAGGAGTTAGCGCAAGGGGAAGGGGACCTAACTAAACGTCTACCTATTAGCAGCAACGACGATATTGGTCAGATTAGCGAGTCGATTAACCAGGTGGTTGCTAACATGCAGCAACTAATGGCAGAAGTTGTGCAAGCCTCAGATCATATCACCGCCAGCATTGATCAGGTTAAGCGCCAAGCACTTGATACCAATGATGGTCTTCAGGCACATAGTGCCGAAACCCATCAGATTGTTGCCGCTATCGAAGAGATGAACGCAACAGCGCAAGACGTCGCTCGTAATGCTGCTGAAGCGTCTCAATTTACTGAGCGCACTAACCAGAAGACTCAAAATTCGCAGGCGATGATTATCGACACGGCTAAGACAGTTACTCGATTAGTCGGCGAAGTAGACAGCACGGCAAGTAGTATTGCTACCATTAATTCGGATACGGTAGAGATTACCCATGTGCTAAAAGTCATTGGTGATATAGCCGATCAAACCAACTTACTGGCGTTAAACGCTGCAATTGAAGCAGCCCGAGCAGGAGATCAAGGCCGCGGTTTCGCAGTGGTTGCTGATGAAGTACGAGCGTTGGCAGGGCGGACTCAAAAGAGTACGGCTGAAGTAGAGGCGACGTTAGCGAAGCTGCAACACGGCTCCGAGACTAGCATCAGCGCGATGGCGGTAGCCAAAGGAACCTGTGAAAATACTTCTGTTAGTACTGCAGCTGTCGTTGAAGAACTCGATAGTATAGTTGAGTCGGTGGTACAGCTAAATGATCTCAACAGTCAGATAGCAACCGCTGCGGAAGAGCAAAGCTCAGTAGCATTAGAGCTAAGTCGCAATATGAATAGCATCCAAGATATTGTTGCTAACCTTTCTCAAAATGGTCAGCAAGCTGCGACGGAAGCGACTAATCTGGCCGCCATTAACGACAAGTTAAAAGAGGTTATTGGCCGCTTTAAGTTGAGTTAA
- the hrpA gene encoding ATP-dependent RNA helicase HrpA, producing the protein MEKALSQSNPFAPEQLALCLAKDAASVRRRLSGMKKIKDTDKRQKLHSDLQTLVERSQEQVAIRTLNLPKVSYPELPVSERRDEIAAAIASHQVVIVAGETGSGKTTQLPKICMELGRGTRGLIGHTQPRRLAARAVATRIAQELESELGQHVGFKVRFADQTSDESYVKLMTDGILLAEIQHDRWLDQYDTIIIDEAHERSLNIDFILGYLKQLLPKRPDLKVVITSATIDVDRFSAHFNEAPVIEVSGRTFPVEQRYMPLVRDEGQDLEMMEGIFAAVDELCSEGPGDILIFMNGEREIRDAADALNRRNLRDTEILPLYARLSHVEQARIFANHRGRRIVLSTNVAETSLTVPGIKYVIDPGTARISRYSYRTKVQRLPIEPISQASANQRAGRCGRVSEGICIRLYSEDDYLSRPEFTDPEILRTNLGSVILQMLALGLGDVAAFPFIQPPDSRHINDGMTLLQELSAITVKRGLPSMTKLGRQLARLPIDPRLARMVLEAKPNGCVHEVMVIASALSIQDPRERPIDRQQASDEKHARFADKESDFISFLNMWEYLREQQKSLSSGQFRRQCKSDYLNYLRVREWQDLYSQLRHSLTDLDIRMTIGERADYEQIHRSLLAGLLSHIGHKEPEGHFKGARNSKFFVFPGSKLAKKPPKWIMAAELTETSRLFARTVAKIDPAWIEPLAAHLIKKSHSEPHWEKKPGSVLAFEQVALFGLIIVSKRKVQFGPIQPVEAREIFLREALVNGELGLNEKFMQRNMALLDEVESLEHKSRRRDILVDEQTLFAFYDDKVGEGIFTRQLFQGWWGKAKRKDADLLDFSKAELMKHDAAHISEQQFPDFWTQADLTLPISYQFEPTEVDDGVSLHLPLALLNQIEPEGFDYLVPGLRLELLIALIKTLPKPLRRNFVPAPNYADAALGSITPFEMPLLDALCKQLLRMTGTGVTPDDFDLSQLANHLRFNFKVEDDNGKVLDQGRDLYALKEKLQGKVKQVIAKVADNGIEKTGLTEWTLGDLPTSFQQKRGNYEIKAFPALVDEGETVAVKLFDSKEKADNANRAGLRRMLLINVPNPVKYLQKNLPNKSKLAMYFNPFGRVDLLIADCIDAGIDQLLVTEKLVVNDEASFNNAREVVRAELGDTVVEISKKVEQVLTTWGKVKKRLKGRISFDIAFAMSDIQAHLDRLVYKGFVVDTGWSRLDDIVRYLKAIERRLEKLPADPNRDRLQLLKIQKVEQAYSQALTKLPKGQAIPDGLVEVRWMLEEYRVSCFAQNLGTKYPISDKRISNALEAL; encoded by the coding sequence ATGGAAAAAGCCTTGAGTCAATCAAACCCGTTTGCCCCTGAACAACTTGCCCTGTGTCTTGCTAAGGACGCCGCTTCAGTGCGTCGTCGCTTAAGTGGGATGAAAAAGATAAAGGACACTGATAAGCGTCAGAAATTGCACAGTGACTTACAAACCTTGGTTGAACGTAGCCAAGAGCAGGTTGCAATCCGCACTTTGAATCTACCTAAGGTAAGTTATCCAGAACTGCCTGTCTCCGAGCGCCGTGATGAGATCGCGGCAGCAATTGCCAGTCACCAAGTGGTGATTGTGGCGGGTGAAACAGGATCTGGTAAAACCACTCAGCTGCCTAAGATCTGTATGGAGCTAGGACGTGGCACACGTGGCTTGATTGGTCATACCCAGCCGCGTCGTTTGGCGGCTCGAGCTGTCGCCACTCGGATAGCGCAAGAACTAGAATCGGAGCTCGGCCAGCACGTTGGTTTTAAGGTTCGTTTCGCTGATCAAACCAGTGATGAAAGTTACGTTAAGTTGATGACCGATGGTATTTTGCTGGCGGAGATCCAGCACGATCGTTGGCTCGACCAGTACGACACCATCATTATCGATGAAGCACACGAACGAAGCCTTAACATCGATTTTATCCTTGGTTATCTAAAACAACTGTTGCCAAAGCGTCCTGATCTGAAGGTGGTTATAACCTCGGCAACCATCGACGTTGATCGTTTTTCTGCCCACTTCAATGAAGCACCGGTGATAGAGGTATCTGGTCGAACCTTCCCAGTAGAACAGCGCTATATGCCGTTGGTGCGGGATGAAGGTCAAGATCTAGAGATGATGGAAGGCATTTTTGCTGCGGTTGATGAACTGTGCAGTGAAGGTCCCGGTGACATCCTTATCTTTATGAATGGTGAGCGTGAAATCCGTGACGCCGCCGATGCACTGAATCGACGGAATTTGCGTGACACGGAGATCCTTCCGTTGTATGCGCGCCTGTCTCACGTTGAGCAAGCACGGATTTTCGCCAACCATCGCGGTCGTCGTATCGTTCTTTCTACCAACGTAGCAGAAACCTCACTGACGGTACCAGGCATCAAGTATGTCATTGATCCTGGTACAGCGCGGATAAGTCGTTATAGCTACCGCACTAAGGTACAACGATTACCAATCGAGCCAATATCGCAAGCATCGGCTAACCAGCGAGCTGGTCGGTGTGGTCGTGTTTCGGAAGGGATCTGTATTCGTCTTTACAGCGAAGACGATTATCTATCGCGGCCGGAGTTTACCGATCCTGAAATCCTCCGCACTAACTTAGGTTCGGTTATCTTACAAATGCTTGCTCTTGGCCTGGGCGACGTCGCTGCATTCCCATTTATTCAGCCGCCTGATAGCCGCCACATCAACGATGGTATGACGCTGCTCCAAGAACTTAGCGCCATTACCGTTAAGCGTGGACTCCCAAGCATGACCAAACTTGGGCGCCAACTAGCGCGTTTGCCTATTGACCCTCGTTTGGCGCGCATGGTTTTGGAAGCAAAGCCTAATGGTTGTGTCCACGAAGTGATGGTGATCGCCTCAGCGTTATCGATTCAAGATCCCCGTGAACGACCAATCGATAGACAGCAAGCCAGCGATGAAAAGCACGCACGCTTTGCTGATAAAGAGTCGGACTTTATCTCATTCCTCAATATGTGGGAGTATTTGCGCGAACAACAAAAATCACTCTCCAGTGGTCAATTCAGACGTCAGTGTAAAAGTGACTATCTCAACTATTTACGTGTTCGAGAGTGGCAAGATCTCTATTCGCAACTGCGCCACAGTCTTACCGACCTCGATATCCGAATGACCATTGGTGAACGAGCGGATTACGAGCAGATCCACCGTTCATTGCTGGCGGGATTGCTGTCCCATATCGGGCATAAAGAGCCAGAAGGGCACTTCAAAGGTGCCCGTAATAGCAAGTTTTTTGTTTTTCCCGGCTCAAAACTCGCCAAGAAGCCGCCAAAGTGGATTATGGCAGCGGAATTGACCGAAACCAGCCGCCTGTTTGCTCGAACTGTAGCAAAGATCGATCCTGCTTGGATTGAGCCCTTAGCTGCGCACCTAATTAAGAAAAGTCACTCCGAACCACACTGGGAGAAAAAGCCCGGTTCGGTACTCGCCTTTGAACAGGTTGCTTTGTTTGGCTTAATTATCGTCTCAAAACGTAAAGTTCAGTTTGGCCCAATTCAACCGGTTGAGGCGCGCGAGATCTTCCTGCGCGAGGCCCTAGTTAATGGTGAACTCGGCCTTAACGAGAAGTTTATGCAACGCAATATGGCGTTATTGGACGAGGTTGAGTCGCTCGAGCACAAATCCCGTCGCCGCGACATTTTGGTTGATGAACAAACCTTGTTTGCATTTTATGACGACAAAGTCGGTGAGGGGATATTCACCCGTCAGTTGTTTCAAGGTTGGTGGGGTAAGGCTAAGCGCAAAGATGCAGATCTACTCGATTTCTCCAAAGCCGAGTTGATGAAGCACGATGCCGCTCATATTAGCGAGCAGCAATTTCCCGACTTTTGGACTCAAGCGGATCTAACCCTACCTATTAGCTATCAGTTTGAACCCACCGAAGTAGACGATGGTGTGTCATTGCATCTGCCGCTGGCGTTATTGAATCAGATTGAGCCAGAGGGTTTTGATTACTTAGTGCCAGGGCTGAGACTAGAGCTGTTAATTGCGTTGATTAAGACGTTACCTAAGCCCTTACGTCGTAATTTCGTACCTGCCCCTAATTATGCAGATGCTGCACTTGGGTCAATTACCCCGTTTGAAATGCCGTTGCTGGATGCGCTATGCAAACAATTGCTGCGCATGACTGGAACCGGTGTTACCCCTGACGATTTTGATTTAAGCCAGTTAGCCAACCACTTGCGATTCAACTTTAAGGTGGAAGACGATAATGGCAAGGTGCTTGACCAAGGTCGTGATCTCTATGCCCTTAAAGAGAAGTTGCAGGGGAAGGTTAAGCAAGTGATTGCTAAGGTGGCCGATAACGGCATTGAGAAAACCGGTTTAACCGAATGGACCTTAGGGGATCTGCCAACGAGTTTCCAACAAAAGCGCGGCAACTACGAGATCAAGGCGTTTCCTGCGTTGGTGGATGAAGGAGAAACCGTCGCGGTTAAGCTGTTTGACTCAAAAGAGAAGGCCGACAATGCCAACCGTGCAGGCCTTCGACGAATGCTGCTTATTAATGTGCCTAATCCAGTTAAATATCTACAAAAGAACCTGCCTAACAAATCGAAGTTGGCGATGTACTTCAATCCGTTTGGGCGGGTTGATCTACTTATTGCTGACTGTATCGATGCCGGCATTGATCAACTGTTGGTTACTGAAAAGCTCGTAGTTAATGACGAAGCCAGCTTTAACAATGCGCGTGAGGTTGTCCGTGCCGAACTTGGTGACACCGTTGTCGAGATCAGTAAGAAGGTTGAGCAGGTATTAACCACTTGGGGTAAAGTGAAAAAACGTCTTAAAGGGCGTATTAGTTTCGATATCGCCTTTGCTATGTCGGACATCCAAGCTCATTTGGATCGTTTGGTTTACAAGGGCTTTGTGGTTGATACCGGGTGGTCGCGTTTGGACGATATTGTTCGTTACCTTAAAGCGATTGAACGCCGCCTAGAAAAGTTACCAGCTGACCCTAACCGAGATCGTTTGCAGCTCCTCAAGATCCAGAAGGTTGAGCAAGCTTATAGCCAAGCGCTAACGAAGTTGCCGAAAGGTCAGGCCATTCCTGATGGTTTGGTTGAGGTGCGTTGGATGTTGGAGGAATATCGCGTCAGTTGTTTTGCCCAGAACTTGGGGACTAAATATCCAATTTCCGATAAACGAATTAGCAATGCATTAGAGGCGCTTTAG